CCAAGTTTCTTGGGGCGCTTTTCCTCCGGGAGAAAGCGCTCGAACAGGTCGCGCACCTGGAAGGCTGGATGAATCGCCGCTTTGTCGAGCAACTCGGCCGCGTAGGAAGGACTTTGAAAAGTCAGTTCGCTTGCCAGGGCGAGCGCGCCGTTGAAAGTCGCGAGCAAGCGCTCAACGATGGGAGCGGGAGCCGGGCCGGGTTGGCCAGGCAATCCGGGAAGGCCGGGCGGGCCAGCCGCCGGGCCTTGCAGCGCCTGGGCGTTTTGCGCGCGCAGCGCTTCAGCGGCTGGGTCGCGACTTTTGTTTTCGGACAGTTCGAGGGGGAGTTGCGTGATCCATTTGTGAATCTGTTTCGCTCCCGCCTCATCCACCCATCTCGAACCGATGTGCGGCATACGCCCCTGCCCCGTGGTCATGATGCGGTAATAAAGCACGGAGCTATGAGGATCGCCCGGCGTAATCACGTTGGCGCCGACCAGGCCGAATGTGCCTTGCGACGGAGGCCGGCCAATCGCTTTCATGGCGTCGAGCTTGGTCTCGTAATCGAAGTGCGACACGACCGAGCCGCCGGCGCCTTCCCGGTGGCAATGAGCGCAATTGACGTGGAGCCAGGATCGGACGCGTTCGTTGAGGTTGGTGAAGAGGACTGCTTGAATCTCCTCGTCCTTGCGGTGTTTGAGTCCGGGCAGCGGCGGGGGAGCCTTGGCCGGGCCGAGCGTAATAAAGGTGCGGTAATTGAAATCAGCCAGCGTGTCGTAAGGATCGCTGAGTTTGGGGCGGGCGCGCTCGTCCAACGGCTGATCGAAATAGCCCAGGTGCGAAAAAGTCCAAAGCTGGTTGGCCGCCTTGATGGCTTCCGTGGCGGACGGCGCGGGATTCATCTCCGGAGGCAGGTTGGGGGCCAGCGGACGATTCGAGGCGTATCGCGCCTCGCGGTTCAGTTGCGGAGCGGTGAACGCGAGCGCGTAGTTCACCCAGGGATTATGGCAGCGCAAACATTCGCTCCGGGCATGAAAGCGCCAGGTTTGCTTGCGGCGTCCGCCGGGCGAACTGTCGTCCTTGGTCTCGAACATTTGCTCATCTCCGGCGGCGTCCACGAGCGTCGCATCAGTCTGCTCCTCGTTCCAGCGATAGGAGTAAGCACGCCAATCGGCGCCGTCGTAGTGGAGGACTTGAGTTTCGATGCGGCGCGGCAACGTTGAGGCGCTGCGTTCGAGATAAAGATAGAGCGTCTTCGCGAGCACGGAATTGGTCGGGTAACGCCATTCGTTTTTGGACTGATAAAGCCAGACGTTGGTGGCGCCGGTTTGGATGGACGACGTGCCCGGCAGCGCGACAAAGCGCTCGGCCAAGGCCTGATCAGCCCACATTTCGGCATTGACCAAGAAGGGAACGACGCCCGGCGCAGGCTGGTGGCGTTTCGTCGATTCAAACAAACCGGTTTCGCTGAGCTTGCGCGGGAAATTCAGGTGCGCGGTCGAGGGCGGGTTCTTTTCCAACCGATAAATGCCGCCCACGTAATCCACGATGTAAAGCTCGCCGGCCGTGTCTTCGCCGAAGCAGATGATCTGCAGCGGCGTGTCCACCAACTCCAGCAACGACGTGAGCTTGTCGCCGTCGTTGCGCAGGGCCCAAATCTTGCCGGTGACCCAATCCCCGTAAACATACGCGCCGACCAACTCCTTCAGGCGGCTGCCGTAGTAAACGTAGCCGCCGGTGATGGACGCGGCTTCCGAGTGGGGATGCGCTTTGACCGGCGGCAGAATGGGCGTCGCGCCGCGTGGCCAGTCCGGATGGATCGATTGCGGACCTTCGACGATGCTCCAGCCGTAGTTGCCGCCCCGCACAATTCGATAGACGAGTTCCCAGAGTTCCCAACCGACATCGCCGGTCCAGAGTTCGCCGGTTTTCTTGTCGAAACTCATCCGCCACGGGTTGCGGAAACCGTAAGCCCAGATTTCCGGCCGAGTGTTCGGCATGCCCACGAAGGGATTGTCCGGGGGCACTCGGTACTCCTTCCCTTCGTCTGTCCGATCGACATCAATGCGGAGAATGGCAGAGAGCAGGTCCGAGTTGTCCTGGCCTGTTTTCAACGGGTCCGGAGGATTCGGCCCGGCGCCATCGCCCGTCGAAATATAAAGATAGCCATCCGGACCGAACTGCAGGCTTCCGCCGTTGTGCCCGCCGGACAGCCAGGTAATCAGGATTTTCTCGCTCTTCGGTTCGAGACGGGGCGGGTCGGTTTTGCTGACGGCGAAGCGCGAGACGCGGCTGCCGTCTTTCAGATCGGATTTCAGGACGTAGCAGAGATAAACGAAGCGGTTTTCTTCAAACTTCGGATGGAACACCACGCCGTAGAGCGATTCCATGACCTGGATTTCCTTCTTCAAATCTACAAACAGGTCGGGCTTCACCACGGCGGCATCGCTGGGAAACGAGAGAATCTTCCCGGCCAGTTCGGCAACCAGAAGTCGGCGAGTGCCCGGGATGCTCGCGAAATCGACGGCATTGCTGAAGGCAAGTTTGGGGAAAACGCGTTCGATCCGGTAAGGCGGCGGCGGTTCGGGTGTGCCGCTGATGCGGGAACTCGTCCACGGAACGCGCTGGTCGATGCCGGCAGCTCGGCTTGGTTCCGCCGCACTCAGCGCGTGAGGTGCCATAAGGCTCAGACCGAGCGTCAGGGGTGCGGTCCAACGGGTCAAGAACCGGGATCGAAAGGCGAGGATGATCATAATCACAGCACAGCGCATCTGGCGGTCAAAGCGGAACAAAGTTAAATCGGGAAACCGACTAAAAGAAAGAGTCAAAATTCGATCTCTGGCCTTCTCGTTAACACCCCGCTTGCGCGGGGGGGGGGCCGAAACAGCGTCCAGGTGGAAAACCGTTTCAACGGTTGGCGGCGCGCCGGGTCTCTCCCCGAGGAGGAAACCGTTCAAACGACTCCCCTGTGGCTCGACCGGCGTTCACCCCGCTGAAGCGGGGTGTTAATAGGTGGCTGGTGGGACAGTTCAGTGGGAATCAGACCTTGCCGTAAAACTCTTCGACGACTTTGCAGAAGGTGTTTTGGCCGACGTTGACGACGCGGATTTCGCGTGTCGCGTTTTCCTCGGAATCACTGGCGTGCGCCGCGTTAACCATGATGGTCTGGCCAAACTCGCGGCGAATCGAACCGGGCGGCGCTTTGGAGGGGTCGGTTGGGCCGAGGACGTCGCGGATTTTTCGCACGGCTTCGGGGCCTTCATAGACGAGCGCGATGCACTTTTCGGTTCCGGGCGCGTGCAGGAGGGTTTCGTCGCACTCACTGGGAGCGCGGCCGGACATGAATTTGACGATATTCCCGAATTGATGATCTCCGTAATGCGGCCCCAAAAGCTGCCCCAGCCGTTTCTCGTCCGCCAACGGAATGGAAAAGCCCAGCTCCTTTTCGAGCACCGTCTTGGCCCGGCTGGCGACGATGTCGGTCAATTTTGTGCGCAGGACTTCGCGAACCGGTCCGTAGAACTCGACCGCCTCCGCCACGCTCATGCGATGGACTTTGATGCCGACAATGTAAAGGCCGGTGCGGGAGAAAAAGTCGATCATGTTGCCGGGACGCCCAGTCGGGAACCGGAAATTGTCCGGCTTGATCAGGACCAGAGTTCGCTGGGGTTTTTCCTCCGAAGCATAGGCAATGGTGTTTTCCAGGATGCCGCCGTCGGTGTCCGAGTACTGCGTCCAGAGTTTCAGTTTGGTTGCCGCCTCCTCGACGTTGGGCGCCGCCAGGACGGCCGGTTCGAAGTAACGCACCTGGTCTCGTTCATCGAGAATCAGATCGCCGTAGGTATCGCGAATGGTTTCGCCGCCGCGACGGTTGGCAATGATGTGTCCCACCACGGCGCGGGTTTTTCGAACCGCTTCGCTACCCTGAAAAAGCAGCATCATGACCCGCCGGCAGCGCTGCGTTTTCGGATCGGGCATGAAGTTCTGAATGATGTAATCTCGAATCAACTCCTGAATCCGGCGGTCTTGCGGATCGTTGGCCGACACGATGGCCTCGGAGTATTCCTTCACCAATTCGGCACTCGGGGCGAACATTCGTGCCGCCACCAAATCCAAACCCGTCCGGGTGATCAGACGAGCCAGGATGCCCCCGGTGCGGGACTTGTGAAGCGAGTAAGGGGTAATGATGACGTAAGCAAGTTGCTGAGGCATACGAAGCGAAGAAAGAGAATCAAGCGGCTGGAAGCGACGGCGTCTGCGGCGCTGCCGCAGCGGGAGCCGGAGTCGCTTTGCCACCGAGGATTTTGAACATGACCACGCCGCAGGTCGGGCATTTGCCCTTGATCGCCTTGCGACCGTTCTTCATCAACTCTTCAACGGCGTCGGCAATTTCCTTTTTGGCTTTGCACTTAACGCAATATCCTTCTGGCATACAAATATCCTGATGATCCGCCTACGCCCCTGCGTGGTTCATGGCGATACCTTACGGGCGGTTCGTCCGGAACGTCAACTGGGAAACCTTCGGAAATCTGAGCAAATCGGCACTTATTGGCCCGAAAAGAACAACTTTTGACAACCTGCCTTTGACCCGTCGCTGGTGAGCTTTCGGAACGGCTTGCAAACGAGGTCTTGGCTTGCCCTCTGAATCGGAATGCTTTTGGGCCCAATAACTTAGCTTAGAGCGTGTCCGAAAATTCCGCGGGGTCCTGCGGCGAGGGATTTTGGCTGTGGCCAAGGCGGCGAGGTCCGAGCATCCCCAACGCGGGCTGTAAGGACCGAGCCAACGCAGGCCACGGACAAAAGACCCGCCGCCCGGAGGGTTTTCGCGCCAAAGGCCGCCTGGCTTCGTTGCTCCTCAGTCGAAGATCCAGGGAGGATATTCTCCTTCGTTGCGCCTCGCCATCCGGCCTTTGGCGCGAAAACAGGACCCCGCGCAATTTTCGGACACGCTCTTAGAGACCGGCCCCTCTGAAAAGGCGCTCAGGCCGAAGCCAGATGCCTTGCCTGGCGCTTCGGGACCGCCGATGAAGGCATTGGACGTTGAGGAGATTGATCGGCTGGAAGGACATCGCGGAGGAATCCCGGAATTTCCGAACGGCCGCTTCGCGACCAATCGCGCCCCATCGACAGTGCGACTTCCGACTTGGCGTGGCCAAGCGTCACGGTCAGGAACTCAAACAGCATCTCCGCCAGGT
This genomic window from Verrucomicrobiota bacterium contains:
- a CDS encoding nucleoside-diphosphate kinase, which encodes MPQQLAYVIITPYSLHKSRTGGILARLITRTGLDLVAARMFAPSAELVKEYSEAIVSANDPQDRRIQELIRDYIIQNFMPDPKTQRCRRVMMLLFQGSEAVRKTRAVVGHIIANRRGGETIRDTYGDLILDERDQVRYFEPAVLAAPNVEEAATKLKLWTQYSDTDGGILENTIAYASEEKPQRTLVLIKPDNFRFPTGRPGNMIDFFSRTGLYIVGIKVHRMSVAEAVEFYGPVREVLRTKLTDIVASRAKTVLEKELGFSIPLADEKRLGQLLGPHYGDHQFGNIVKFMSGRAPSECDETLLHAPGTEKCIALVYEGPEAVRKIRDVLGPTDPSKAPPGSIRREFGQTIMVNAAHASDSEENATREIRVVNVGQNTFCKVVEEFYGKV
- a CDS encoding c-type cytochrome; protein product: MFRFDRQMRCAVIMIILAFRSRFLTRWTAPLTLGLSLMAPHALSAAEPSRAAGIDQRVPWTSSRISGTPEPPPPYRIERVFPKLAFSNAVDFASIPGTRRLLVAELAGKILSFPSDAAVVKPDLFVDLKKEIQVMESLYGVVFHPKFEENRFVYLCYVLKSDLKDGSRVSRFAVSKTDPPRLEPKSEKILITWLSGGHNGGSLQFGPDGYLYISTGDGAGPNPPDPLKTGQDNSDLLSAILRIDVDRTDEGKEYRVPPDNPFVGMPNTRPEIWAYGFRNPWRMSFDKKTGELWTGDVGWELWELVYRIVRGGNYGWSIVEGPQSIHPDWPRGATPILPPVKAHPHSEAASITGGYVYYGSRLKELVGAYVYGDWVTGKIWALRNDGDKLTSLLELVDTPLQIICFGEDTAGELYIVDYVGGIYRLEKNPPSTAHLNFPRKLSETGLFESTKRHQPAPGVVPFLVNAEMWADQALAERFVALPGTSSIQTGATNVWLYQSKNEWRYPTNSVLAKTLYLYLERSASTLPRRIETQVLHYDGADWRAYSYRWNEEQTDATLVDAAGDEQMFETKDDSSPGGRRKQTWRFHARSECLRCHNPWVNYALAFTAPQLNREARYASNRPLAPNLPPEMNPAPSATEAIKAANQLWTFSHLGYFDQPLDERARPKLSDPYDTLADFNYRTFITLGPAKAPPPLPGLKHRKDEEIQAVLFTNLNERVRSWLHVNCAHCHREGAGGSVVSHFDYETKLDAMKAIGRPPSQGTFGLVGANVITPGDPHSSVLYYRIMTTGQGRMPHIGSRWVDEAGAKQIHKWITQLPLELSENKSRDPAAEALRAQNAQALQGPAAGPPGLPGLPGQPGPAPAPIVERLLATFNGALALASELTFQSPSYAAELLDKAAIHPAFQVRDLFERFLPEEKRPKKLGASVKPGEILALKGDAARGRKIFFQEGSSQCQQCHRLENQGREFGPDLSHIASKYDRAQILDNILFPSKVIEPNFITYQVETKDDLIYSGFLLKRTEQEVVLKDANTQEIRVPMTEVKGLKPQQISAMPELLLQSMTAQDVADLLDFLASLK